From a region of the Haloferax volcanii DS2 genome:
- the aglG gene encoding glucosyl-dolichyl phosphate glucuronosyltransferase has translation MKVSVVVCTYSMERYESFSETVESVLAQTYEPLELVIVVDGNEEEFDRVQDDFGDIDDVVLHCNDENRGISYSRTKGAELGTGDVVAMIDDDATAEPDWIETLVDTYENNPDAVAVGGTVVPDWVARKPEFFPEEFYWLVGCDERGFGEHMEEVRNTYGSNISFKRDVFLEVGGYDTNTGRKGDKHVQAHEAPVCIRIYEQTGERVIYNKQARVNHKLFEYRTEFDWLVFRSFWQGYSKRVMDLLYPQASDDKNAYLKDLMLVYVVDRLKNLVEDPSLAQVQQLIAIFVFTAAVGFGYVYGLLTPNLVEKTNN, from the coding sequence ATGAAAGTCTCCGTCGTGGTCTGTACGTACTCGATGGAACGGTACGAGTCATTCTCCGAGACCGTCGAGAGTGTCCTCGCACAGACCTACGAACCCCTCGAACTCGTCATCGTTGTCGATGGAAACGAAGAGGAGTTCGACCGCGTGCAAGACGACTTCGGTGACATCGACGATGTCGTTCTGCACTGTAACGACGAGAACCGCGGTATCTCGTACAGTCGGACCAAAGGTGCTGAGCTCGGAACCGGCGACGTCGTCGCGATGATTGATGACGACGCAACGGCAGAACCCGATTGGATTGAGACGCTCGTCGACACCTATGAAAACAATCCGGATGCGGTCGCTGTCGGCGGTACCGTCGTCCCCGACTGGGTCGCTCGCAAACCAGAGTTCTTTCCAGAGGAGTTCTACTGGCTCGTCGGGTGTGACGAACGTGGGTTCGGTGAGCACATGGAGGAGGTTCGGAACACCTACGGCTCGAACATCTCCTTCAAGCGCGACGTTTTTCTCGAAGTGGGCGGCTACGACACGAACACCGGTCGAAAAGGAGACAAACACGTCCAGGCGCACGAAGCACCCGTCTGCATTCGTATCTACGAACAGACGGGCGAGCGCGTCATCTATAACAAACAAGCGCGCGTGAATCACAAACTCTTCGAATATCGAACTGAGTTTGACTGGCTCGTCTTTCGTTCGTTCTGGCAGGGCTACTCGAAGCGCGTGATGGACTTGTTGTATCCACAAGCGTCAGACGATAAAAACGCGTATCTGAAGGACTTGATGCTCGTCTACGTTGTTGACCGACTCAAGAATCTCGTCGAAGACCCGTCGCTGGCGCAGGTCCAACAATTGATCGCTATCTTCGTTTTCACTGCGGCGGTTGGATTTGGATACGTCTACGGTCTGTTGACGCCGAACCTCGTGGAGAAGACGAATAATTAG
- a CDS encoding FkbM family methyltransferase: MTIVKKVARLRDWIALKTGAIRSPMIAEVSGYAARFTVQSVEEIWRIRDLRGEQDVIRLLLEEAEEDDVLWDVGSNIGTHACICSTKANVFAFEPNPDTFDRLTENSDRAPGTVIPLRYGLSSSSGDISFEPSPIAANGTHKVSTEGSMTIKTISGDELVESGEVPKPNVVKVDVEGHELEVLKGMTNALQSVNFVIVEIHAGVDPKDVTKLLSEAKLSTEITKLNRDEDFVIGRRQND; this comes from the coding sequence ATGACAATAGTTAAAAAAGTGGCGCGTCTTCGCGACTGGATTGCACTCAAGACAGGTGCCATCAGGTCCCCAATGATTGCCGAAGTTAGTGGATATGCTGCCAGGTTTACTGTTCAAAGTGTGGAAGAAATCTGGAGGATCAGGGATCTTCGAGGAGAGCAAGATGTTATTCGGTTGCTCCTTGAGGAGGCTGAAGAAGACGATGTTCTGTGGGATGTTGGTTCCAATATTGGGACTCACGCATGTATCTGCTCCACAAAAGCCAATGTGTTCGCCTTCGAACCAAACCCAGACACGTTTGATCGTCTAACAGAAAATTCGGACCGTGCTCCAGGAACGGTTATACCACTGAGATATGGATTATCTAGTTCTTCTGGGGATATCTCATTCGAGCCCTCCCCAATTGCAGCGAACGGGACACACAAAGTATCGACTGAAGGATCTATGACTATCAAAACAATCTCTGGAGATGAGTTAGTTGAGAGTGGAGAGGTTCCGAAACCAAATGTTGTGAAAGTTGACGTTGAGGGTCACGAATTAGAGGTTCTGAAAGGTATGACCAATGCATTGCAGTCAGTTAACTTTGTAATAGTTGAGATTCACGCTGGTGTTGACCCGAAAGACGTGACAAAACTACTCTCCGAGGCAAAACTCTCCACAGAGATTACCAAATTAAATCGCGATGAGGACTTTGTTATTGGTCGCAGACAAAATGATTAA
- the aglI gene encoding glycosyltransferase AglI — protein sequence MADSPFPCVSVIVPVYNDPTGIRDTLTALTKQTYPTERVNILPIDNGSTDETRDVIRQFEREHENVTLVVEDEIQGSYAARNTGIEQATGEIFAFVDADMYMDESWLETAVDAMDEAAYVGCDIELVTNGEDTLPARFDAQTAFPIAQYIRQQQYAPTCGLLVSREVVDDVGPFDERLVSGGDSEFGSRVANAGYRQAFAPAATLYHPVRDSFSSLVKKELRVGRGLCQRQEYYADRFGRPGIPPRPSGVKSPDEESSGLDFERLLFGVLSVVMTGVRALGYYREYVRYVRGNTR from the coding sequence ATGGCTGATTCTCCGTTTCCTTGTGTTTCTGTAATCGTTCCAGTTTATAACGACCCCACAGGAATACGTGACACACTGACTGCGCTGACCAAACAGACATACCCGACGGAGAGAGTAAACATACTCCCCATCGACAACGGGTCGACAGACGAGACGCGCGACGTGATTCGTCAGTTCGAACGCGAGCACGAGAACGTCACACTCGTCGTCGAAGACGAAATCCAGGGGTCGTACGCGGCCCGAAACACTGGCATAGAACAGGCGACGGGAGAGATATTTGCGTTCGTCGACGCCGACATGTACATGGACGAGTCGTGGCTTGAAACGGCGGTTGACGCGATGGACGAGGCAGCGTACGTCGGGTGCGACATCGAACTGGTTACCAATGGGGAAGACACGCTCCCAGCAAGGTTTGACGCACAGACCGCCTTTCCCATAGCGCAGTATATTCGTCAGCAGCAGTACGCCCCGACGTGCGGGCTACTCGTCAGTCGAGAGGTCGTCGACGATGTCGGTCCGTTCGACGAGCGTCTCGTTTCGGGCGGTGACTCGGAGTTCGGCAGTCGAGTCGCAAACGCCGGGTACAGGCAAGCGTTTGCACCGGCGGCGACACTGTACCACCCAGTTCGAGATTCGTTCTCGTCGCTGGTGAAAAAAGAACTTCGCGTCGGCCGCGGCTTGTGTCAGCGGCAAGAGTACTACGCCGATCGGTTCGGCCGTCCCGGGATTCCGCCACGTCCGAGTGGCGTGAAGTCGCCCGATGAGGAGTCGTCCGGTCTCGATTTCGAGCGACTGCTCTTCGGCGTTCTCTCGGTAGTGATGACAGGAGTTCGCGCCCTCGGGTATTATCGTGAGTACGTCCGATACGTTCGCGGGAACACCCGCTGA
- the aglQ gene encoding glycoprotein pentasaccharide biosynthesis putative isomerase AglQ — MTSLSDILASSAEAGLSLQRSDGSMPAGHNGPYHDPETPVRNTSHWLVTFLKAHELTDENRFRQAASDAVSYLLSEEARPHGHTFEHRQNDTKDRCNGLMGQAWSLEALALAARALDNERAAAVAADVFLSHPFCDKLKLWQRVDTDGTILGFDRTFNHQLWFAASGGLVAHTAPQEVSQRVRDFLDSLPSTIDLYENGLIRHPLRPSMDLSELAESVTHDVHRSMVRNHLLHYLRPPRSKRRLRNKAEGYHSFNLYALAILAREFPSHSVWSTDLLSDILEYTLSEEFREATTDNKFSHPYNPPGFEVPAAMETFSVGSYKEREMWVNEQIQHSFDPNTSLLTRGTDDKQTHAARLYEATRLDDYEIYLD, encoded by the coding sequence ATGACCTCTCTTTCTGACATTCTTGCCTCCAGTGCAGAGGCTGGACTCTCACTCCAGCGATCAGATGGTTCAATGCCAGCAGGACACAACGGCCCGTACCATGATCCTGAAACACCTGTTCGAAACACGTCTCACTGGTTAGTAACATTTCTGAAGGCCCACGAACTTACGGATGAAAATAGATTTAGACAAGCTGCTTCAGATGCGGTTTCTTATCTATTGAGTGAAGAGGCACGACCACATGGCCATACGTTTGAACACAGACAAAACGATACGAAGGACCGATGCAATGGCCTGATGGGACAGGCATGGTCACTTGAGGCCCTTGCGCTTGCAGCTAGAGCACTTGACAACGAACGTGCTGCTGCTGTCGCCGCAGATGTGTTCTTATCACACCCATTCTGTGACAAGCTCAAATTGTGGCAACGTGTTGATACCGATGGGACAATATTAGGTTTTGACCGTACGTTCAACCATCAGCTTTGGTTTGCGGCCTCTGGAGGACTTGTTGCACATACTGCTCCCCAGGAGGTTTCTCAACGTGTTCGTGACTTTTTAGATAGTCTTCCTTCAACTATCGATCTATACGAAAACGGACTGATCAGACATCCTCTTCGACCATCTATGGATCTGAGCGAACTCGCTGAGTCAGTGACTCATGACGTCCACCGTAGTATGGTTCGAAACCATCTCCTTCATTATCTCCGACCACCCAGAAGCAAACGACGTCTGAGGAACAAAGCTGAGGGCTACCATTCGTTTAACCTCTATGCTCTTGCAATACTCGCAAGAGAATTTCCGTCTCATTCGGTCTGGAGTACTGACCTGCTCTCGGATATCCTTGAGTATACTCTCTCCGAGGAGTTTCGAGAAGCGACTACGGATAACAAGTTCTCGCACCCATACAATCCTCCTGGTTTCGAAGTGCCTGCGGCGATGGAGACATTTAGCGTGGGTTCATATAAGGAACGAGAGATGTGGGTAAATGAACAGATACAGCACTCTTTTGACCCCAATACCAGTTTGCTAACGAGAGGAACTGATGATAAACAGACCCATGCTGCACGGTTATACGAAGCAACCCGATTAGATGACTACGAGATATATCTTGACTAA
- a CDS encoding glycosyltransferase: MTSTLPFVSVIIPVYNEAENIQKCLNAVTSQTYPKSKYEVLVVDNGSQDGTKEIARQFSTAYDNLEILIEDEQQGSYAARNTGIEQSSGAILAFLDGDCSPHQQWLERGVSTISGTGVDLVGGNVEFTYPNGGTAAERYDSFTNMQMKESISKRNVAKTVNLFVRQDVVEDVGPFPNHLISGGDVHWTKRATDAGYSLTFAHDVIGCHPARPFGELLKKQFRVGKGQIQVWMLDRISLRRVFALALWILVGFLPKPPHYLSQDLRRTGQTVTKAMFVRILVVAWCCRLAENAGRLSYILRSEEQ, from the coding sequence ATGACTTCGACTCTACCGTTTGTATCTGTCATCATTCCAGTCTATAATGAGGCTGAAAATATTCAAAAATGCCTCAATGCGGTAACATCACAGACGTACCCCAAGTCAAAGTATGAAGTACTCGTCGTAGATAATGGATCACAGGATGGTACGAAAGAGATCGCTCGTCAGTTTAGCACTGCTTACGACAATCTCGAAATTCTGATTGAGGATGAACAACAAGGGTCTTATGCTGCCCGAAATACTGGTATTGAGCAGTCTAGCGGCGCTATTCTTGCTTTTTTAGATGGGGATTGTTCTCCACACCAACAGTGGCTTGAACGCGGCGTGTCTACAATCTCCGGTACAGGAGTAGACCTCGTTGGAGGTAACGTGGAATTCACGTATCCAAATGGAGGAACCGCAGCTGAGCGGTACGACTCGTTTACTAATATGCAAATGAAAGAGAGCATATCTAAACGAAACGTGGCGAAGACGGTAAATCTCTTTGTTAGACAGGATGTCGTTGAGGACGTTGGTCCGTTTCCAAACCACCTTATCTCTGGTGGTGATGTCCACTGGACGAAGAGAGCTACAGACGCAGGGTATTCATTAACTTTCGCACACGACGTGATTGGTTGTCATCCTGCTCGACCGTTCGGAGAACTGTTGAAGAAGCAATTCAGAGTTGGCAAAGGTCAGATACAGGTGTGGATGTTAGACAGAATTTCTCTGAGGCGAGTATTTGCGTTGGCATTGTGGATTCTCGTTGGCTTTCTCCCGAAACCTCCACACTATCTCTCCCAAGATTTACGACGGACTGGACAGACAGTGACGAAAGCAATGTTCGTCAGAATACTTGTGGTTGCGTGGTGCTGTCGGCTCGCAGAGAATGCTGGCCGTCTTTCTTATATCCTAAGATCGGAGGAACAATGA
- a CDS encoding ISH3-like element ISH51 family transposase translates to MSNNQQTDDEIHEDQLLNFLVNSLDEEVALSLAENAELDAEDIYEVLVGACADGTSVSTLCKRSEDAPHENSVLYHLRTKFDLETLEQIGNTLLQKDILNVLPQQVEVCADLLLRPYYGDEDDTDGLHHSQAKRGTTAFHAYATLYARVKNKRYTLAVRRLEDGDTASSVLAEFLGILDGLDLGVKAVYLDREFYDSKCLTLLQAHNHAYVMPIVRWGQTIKRELSEGWSRVIQHSLTAKLDGHSWTVEFPVYIDCTYQNGRYDEHGVARHGYAADAPFIDSPRDARYHYAKRFGIEASYRLSEQSIATTSTQNPVVRLLYVVVSLLLQNVWRYLHWEYVATPRRGGRRLWEWSFKEFINMVRRAAWTALAVRRAVPANRPPDDRFHR, encoded by the coding sequence GTGTCCAACAACCAGCAAACAGACGATGAAATCCACGAGGACCAGCTCCTTAACTTCCTCGTCAACTCTCTTGACGAGGAAGTTGCTCTCTCACTCGCTGAAAACGCTGAACTCGATGCTGAAGACATCTACGAGGTCCTCGTCGGCGCCTGCGCCGACGGGACCTCGGTCTCTACACTCTGCAAGAGAAGCGAAGATGCACCTCACGAAAACTCGGTTCTCTACCATCTCCGCACCAAGTTCGACCTCGAGACGCTCGAACAAATCGGGAACACGCTCCTCCAGAAGGACATTCTCAACGTCCTTCCCCAGCAGGTGGAGGTCTGCGCAGACCTCCTCCTGCGGCCCTACTACGGCGACGAAGACGATACAGACGGCCTGCATCACTCACAAGCGAAGCGTGGAACCACCGCGTTCCACGCGTACGCGACACTGTACGCACGCGTGAAGAACAAACGCTACACGCTGGCGGTGCGCCGTCTCGAAGACGGCGACACCGCCAGCAGTGTCCTCGCAGAGTTCCTCGGTATTCTCGACGGCCTTGACCTCGGTGTCAAGGCCGTCTATCTTGACCGCGAATTCTACGACAGCAAGTGTTTGACGCTGCTTCAGGCGCACAACCACGCCTACGTCATGCCGATCGTCCGCTGGGGACAGACGATCAAGCGAGAACTCTCAGAAGGGTGGAGTCGCGTGATTCAGCACAGTCTGACAGCGAAACTCGACGGTCACAGCTGGACCGTCGAGTTTCCCGTCTACATCGACTGTACCTACCAGAACGGACGGTACGACGAACATGGCGTGGCGCGTCACGGCTACGCCGCTGACGCGCCGTTCATCGACTCACCACGGGACGCTCGATACCACTACGCGAAACGCTTCGGTATCGAGGCAAGCTATCGACTCTCCGAGCAAAGTATCGCGACGACCTCGACACAAAATCCGGTCGTACGGCTGTTGTACGTCGTGGTGAGCCTGCTGTTACAGAACGTCTGGCGGTATTTGCACTGGGAGTACGTGGCGACGCCCCGCCGTGGGGGGCGTCGCCTCTGGGAGTGGTCGTTCAAGGAGTTCATCAATATGGTCCGTCGAGCAGCGTGGACGGCCCTCGCGGTGCGTCGGGCCGTCCCCGCGAACCGACCACCAGACGACCGGTTCCACCGGTAA
- a CDS encoding DolP-mannose mannosyltransferase → MMKRLAKAAFSQNSLTAPIVSTFVYLISVVRVVLNGNWPVTSSDTAMFQHIGWMVFSGKRYYIDAWDPKPPLTLELATIIAYISNGDPHLQHTLSVVSTIVAGILLTYLISHITSEITGNQFAGLLSGIVFITFPVIHYSAVFGYEPKYFVFLFGLGSIYLSRNPKPILSGAAAAASAGMWQFAIIFPIISFGIISRRKSKDLILKYVFGATIIAFISLLPIYLQGGLVAMTVEVIIAPLYAGETQSFLYRLVKGVTHLKLMIPIALLGMAGILLGFLDDIRERWWVVGLLLWFCIQIFILDYDGADDLFLGIILVSMGIGFAFEKLSTKYESERINSIVTAVVVCMLIWQVVTLGGVGVITNPYSYSGDGPDQAILESGIQQFAHLSGYTEYTIGGSPPDEQYNVKSRYGPDKIEELFFTSTIPSTCHYRLSGMELEWMNLTEQSFTEEKCGKWRLP, encoded by the coding sequence ATGATGAAACGATTAGCAAAAGCAGCATTCAGTCAAAATTCATTGACTGCCCCGATAGTCTCTACATTTGTTTATCTTATTTCTGTTGTACGTGTTGTTCTCAATGGAAATTGGCCAGTCACCTCATCAGATACAGCAATGTTTCAGCATATAGGATGGATGGTTTTCAGTGGAAAGAGATATTACATCGATGCATGGGACCCAAAACCACCACTGACACTCGAGCTTGCGACAATCATTGCTTATATCTCTAATGGGGATCCGCATCTTCAACACACTCTATCTGTCGTAAGTACAATAGTAGCAGGGATCTTGCTAACATATTTAATCTCCCACATCACCTCAGAAATCACTGGGAATCAGTTCGCGGGTCTACTTAGTGGCATTGTTTTTATTACATTCCCAGTTATTCATTATTCAGCAGTCTTTGGGTATGAGCCAAAATATTTTGTTTTTCTTTTCGGACTAGGAAGTATTTATCTTTCCAGAAACCCGAAACCAATACTATCTGGGGCCGCAGCAGCAGCGTCAGCAGGCATGTGGCAATTTGCGATTATATTCCCAATCATATCATTCGGGATTATTTCACGGCGAAAAAGCAAAGATCTGATTCTCAAATATGTTTTTGGGGCCACAATTATTGCTTTTATTTCTCTTCTCCCAATTTATCTACAGGGCGGGCTAGTTGCAATGACTGTTGAAGTGATAATTGCCCCGTTGTATGCAGGTGAGACACAATCATTCTTATATCGGTTGGTAAAAGGAGTCACTCATCTAAAATTAATGATCCCGATAGCACTTCTTGGAATGGCCGGTATATTACTAGGCTTTCTAGACGACATTCGAGAAAGGTGGTGGGTCGTAGGGCTTTTGCTGTGGTTCTGTATCCAAATATTCATCTTGGATTACGATGGTGCAGACGATTTATTTCTTGGGATTATTCTAGTTTCGATGGGTATCGGATTTGCATTCGAAAAACTATCAACCAAGTATGAGTCTGAGAGAATTAATTCGATAGTAACAGCCGTTGTCGTTTGCATGTTGATTTGGCAGGTAGTGACCTTGGGTGGCGTTGGCGTCATTACGAACCCATACTCTTACTCAGGGGATGGCCCCGATCAAGCCATTCTCGAAAGTGGGATTCAACAGTTTGCACATTTGTCTGGATACACAGAATACACAATAGGTGGATCACCCCCAGATGAACAATACAATGTCAAATCCAGGTATGGTCCTGACAAGATAGAAGAATTGTTCTTTACATCAACAATCCCCTCGACATGTCATTACAGACTTAGTGGGATGGAACTTGAATGGATGAATCTAACAGAACAGTCATTCACAGAGGAAAAGTGTGGAAAATGGAGGTTACCTTGA
- the aglF gene encoding UTP--glucose-1-phosphate uridylyltransferase AglF — MQAVVLAAGKGTRLRPLTEDKPKGMVEVDGKPILTHCFDQLVDLGAEKLVVVVGYKKEIIIQHYDDEYRGVPITYAHQREQKGLAHALLTVEDHIDEDFMLMLGDNIFNANLGDVVKRQREDRADAAFLVEEVDWDEASRYGVCVTNDYGEITEVIEKPEEPPSNLVMTGFYTFTPAIFHACHLVQPSNRGEYEISEAIDLLIRSGRTIDAIRIDGWRLDIGYPEDRDEAEQRLQEETTQATE; from the coding sequence ATGCAAGCTGTTGTCCTCGCCGCCGGTAAAGGAACCCGTCTTCGACCACTCACTGAAGACAAGCCGAAAGGAATGGTCGAGGTCGACGGAAAACCGATTCTCACCCACTGCTTTGACCAACTCGTCGACCTCGGTGCGGAGAAACTTGTCGTCGTTGTCGGCTACAAGAAGGAGATCATCATTCAACACTACGACGACGAATATCGTGGCGTCCCCATTACCTACGCGCATCAACGTGAGCAGAAAGGTCTAGCACACGCCCTCCTCACCGTCGAAGACCACATTGACGAGGACTTCATGCTGATGCTTGGCGACAACATCTTCAACGCCAACCTCGGCGACGTCGTCAAGCGACAGCGAGAGGATCGGGCGGACGCCGCCTTCCTCGTGGAAGAAGTCGACTGGGACGAAGCTTCCCGTTACGGTGTCTGTGTAACCAACGATTACGGTGAAATCACAGAAGTCATCGAGAAGCCCGAAGAACCGCCGTCGAATCTCGTGATGACCGGGTTCTACACGTTCACGCCGGCTATCTTCCACGCGTGTCATCTCGTCCAACCATCGAACCGCGGCGAGTACGAAATTAGTGAGGCAATCGACCTTCTCATCCGCTCTGGGCGAACTATTGACGCGATTCGTATCGACGGGTGGCGGCTGGATATCGGCTACCCAGAAGACCGTGACGAAGCAGAACAACGACTACAAGAGGAAACGACACAGGCGACCGAGTAG
- a CDS encoding oligosaccharide flippase family protein has translation MAKLARASALQFGANVTQTFVGAIITIYVINELGVGAFGIFALSAALVKWASIPAVGIRGAVITRMNESDDISPSEYFTTASVLTGAIILVGLLALLGYSPFVEQYLDYSGTQLVGGMFVSNVSFRLVLGGLRGENRVEMSSLYEALWGILSSLVKLALVYTGVGVDALFYGEITSSIVIGIFGVYSLNISFVSPTRSAAISLYSWARYGWLDNLKRMSYSWLDTIILGFFVSTSLVGIYEVAWRISALFVLLPTAISKSTFPTISSLRDTDKLNKVRRILTRGLSVAGVLAIPGLVGSVLVGGDILALYGPSVSSVGVAVSVLVSLSVVRLVECYETLVMQALNALDLPDRTFRIGVIFITTNIILNVSLIPMFGVIGAAIATLLSMTLGSILAVRALPKAVQTLPPVSAIGSQFVSAGAMAVVLFTILNYRPIGQPIEVVLYVLAGATTYGFVLLSLSSNFRERVQQLLSESLG, from the coding sequence ATGGCCAAATTAGCACGCGCTTCTGCGCTGCAGTTCGGGGCCAACGTTACGCAGACATTCGTTGGAGCAATTATCACAATCTACGTGATCAATGAACTCGGCGTTGGTGCCTTCGGGATTTTTGCGCTCTCTGCAGCTTTGGTGAAATGGGCGTCTATTCCGGCTGTTGGTATCCGTGGTGCGGTAATAACACGAATGAACGAAAGTGACGACATTTCCCCAAGCGAGTATTTCACCACCGCGTCTGTCCTCACGGGAGCAATCATACTAGTTGGACTTCTCGCCCTTTTGGGTTACTCTCCCTTCGTTGAACAGTACCTTGATTACAGCGGTACACAACTGGTGGGTGGTATGTTCGTCTCGAACGTTTCGTTCCGGCTAGTCTTAGGAGGGCTTCGAGGTGAGAACCGAGTCGAGATGTCTAGTCTCTACGAAGCTCTTTGGGGAATCCTATCTTCACTTGTGAAGTTGGCTCTTGTCTACACAGGCGTGGGTGTAGATGCACTTTTCTATGGAGAGATTACCTCTAGCATTGTCATCGGTATTTTTGGTGTATATTCACTCAATATTTCATTTGTGTCTCCCACACGGAGTGCTGCAATAAGCCTCTATTCCTGGGCACGGTATGGATGGTTAGATAATTTGAAACGGATGTCATATTCTTGGTTAGATACGATAATTCTCGGCTTTTTTGTCTCAACATCGTTGGTCGGTATCTACGAAGTAGCATGGCGGATCTCGGCATTATTCGTTCTCCTCCCAACAGCTATCAGTAAATCGACATTCCCAACAATTAGTTCTCTAAGAGATACTGACAAATTAAATAAAGTTCGTCGGATTCTCACCCGTGGGCTTTCAGTGGCTGGTGTACTTGCTATTCCTGGATTAGTGGGTTCAGTTCTTGTAGGAGGTGACATCCTTGCATTGTATGGTCCGTCAGTCTCCTCTGTTGGTGTTGCTGTATCTGTGTTAGTATCCCTCTCTGTCGTACGACTTGTTGAGTGCTACGAGACGCTAGTAATGCAAGCACTCAATGCTTTAGATCTACCTGACAGGACATTTAGAATAGGAGTTATCTTCATCACGACTAATATTATACTTAACGTATCGTTGATACCGATGTTCGGTGTGATTGGCGCGGCTATCGCTACCCTCCTTTCAATGACTCTAGGTAGCATACTCGCTGTCCGTGCACTACCGAAGGCCGTTCAAACACTGCCCCCAGTATCTGCTATCGGAAGCCAGTTTGTGAGTGCGGGAGCGATGGCTGTTGTACTCTTCACAATTCTCAACTACCGGCCAATTGGTCAACCGATAGAAGTTGTCCTATACGTCCTTGCTGGAGCCACTACGTACGGCTTTGTCCTTCTTAGCCTCTCGTCGAACTTTCGAGAACGAGTTCAACAGTTGCTATCTGAAAGTCTTGGTTGA